The nucleotide sequence gattttttttgtgcgcaacgcagattttctgtgtgcagagaccgtgccagcagtgcgcaattgcgcacgtgcgcagcttagagggaacattggttgtGACACATTCAGGCCTGAATGCTGGATTATTTGTGCTTTCATGTCTGTTTAAGTGTAAGGTACACTTGGTCTTCATCCCTGCTGGCTGGATCCAGGCTCTGGTATACTGACTCTTCAGGTGGCAACGTCAGAAGATTCTCATAGAGAACAATCTGGAAAATACACAGAATGATAAAAGTAACCCTTTTAAATCAGAAGCTCTTGAGGTTTGAGGTAAACACAAGTGGCACCTTTaagtgggggaactccaggcctcaagggctgaTGTCCTGCaggtgtccttgatccaacacagctgattcaaatggctaaataacctcctcaacatgtcttgaagttctccagaggcctggtaatgaactaatcatttgattcaggtgtgttgactcaCGGTCGTATCTTAAACCTGCAcgcaccggcccttgaggcctggagttgcccatcCCTGATATATAGTGATAATAAGGACTACAATACCCAGAATGGCTCCAGGCATTCTGGGTATTGTAGTGCATAGAATGAGGCAGTAGGAATAGTGggaatagtgccatcattgtcGTTGTTCTGGCAGTGTAAAAAACTTTTGGGCCAACTCAGTGTACTATAAGTGCTGCTCTATGCTGTTTATAAAAGATGCAAAACAAGATTCCTCCTCCTGCCTTCATTTGTATTCGTCATGTTGACATTATAAACAATATACAGATTCTGTTCACATTACCTCACTCTTTTTATAATTCACGATTTTCTGTTTGTTCAAAcctgaaaacaggaaaacacagaaaagtattaGACAAACATGAAATATTCTTAGATGTAAGGCTGGTTGGAGACTATACACTCTGTGCACTCCACAAATGTCAGCAGTCAGTCACAGGGTTAAAAATCCACACCTTTAGAATCACCAATCAACTTATCATAAAGGTGCCAAAGAGGTGAAACATAACTCACAAGAGTCCGTAGTCTTCTTTTTGCAGatgagctgcacaacaacaaacaacaccaaCACCACCATAACTACAGCTATAACCACAGGCCAGAGAaaacctgcagagagaaaagagaagacCAAAATAGGGGAGAATATAATCTTTGTATAAAAACTACTGTtcttatatatgtatgtatttatgtatttatgtatagAAAAGAAAACTACCCCTTCATGTTTCTGGATTGAGAGAAATAACttgtaaaatatatttcaatgcACCTGAATTTAGAAATGTTATTTCAGGCTGTTTGGAGATTGTTGTGGAAGTTGACAAAGATTGTGGGCCCAATGTTGATGCTGCAAACAAGGACACAATCAGAAACATTACTGATGTAAATAAGTTACATATTCTCCTTTTTTAGAGAGAGGTTAAGGAGCATTTTAATGATGACTAGTAAAAACTCACCTTCTGTCACCATGAGCTGAAAGCTATCAAACAAATATGGATCCAAGTTTCTGTCCAAATAGCACCGGTACAGCCCCGCGTCagatttttccagctgtgtgatgctcacAGAAAATACTGCATGACGTGTTGGAAACTCTTCTTCTTTGTATGTCATAAAGTATCTGCCGCTTTGAGCTACAACGTTGGCTGTTTCAATGAGAATGTTTCCCCTTTCACATTGGTTCTTACATAAGAGCTTCCACTTTCCAAAGATATAAAATGAACATTCAACTGTGATGTTTCCTCCTTCCACTCCTGTATGCATGGCAATCTTTGCATTGTAAGGAACAGTGTTTCCATCCTGCAGTGCTATGGAAAAGATTAGTAAATCATTACTATCACCCAAATAGATATTCGGGTGTGATGATAATTTGAAGATCAACAAATTGATTCACCAGTAAATCTCTGTACATATATCCATATTTCCTAACACCTGAAATACTATATTaacttttttaagttttatcaGCTGTAATTAATATTTATAATCTCTCTATGTTCACCTAGGTTGATTTTCTTGCTTAATTTTATCCTTTAACCATCAACTAAATGCTGATGTTCTTTTCAGTGGATACTGAAGCTGAAGAAGTAGTTACTTGTAAAAgtctgctttgttttcacaAGTATTTACTCCTCAGCTCCACCAAGAGGCTAATTCTACATTTATTAactttataaagtgctttgacaAAATTCAAGTAGCACTGTGGGAGTGTTGAGGGTGCTACAGCACCCCCTGTGTAAAGCTAAGATCACTGCATTCCCTGTCaagtgcaaaaataaataaataaatacacaatgtaataatttaataaaataaataagggcGTTAAAACACTTAAAATATTATTTGTCTAAGAAATAAATGAGTTGGACAGTTGTGATAAATAAATCAGTAAGGAATAATGATTTTCCAAACATATGGTCATATGATTTTACACGTAGCCTCTTCATCACCATTAACaagaaattatgcaaaatgaTCTGTCAGCtcattttgcataatttctgCCTGGTTCAAATTACCACAGCTGTGATAATGAGTTATCCCAATAggacaaatatatatatacatatatatatatatatatatatatatatattttttttttttttaactacagcTCATGTAAATGGAAGAACAGGAGATTAAGGAATTCCATCCCCCTGTTTATAGAGGCCAAAAATGCATGCAGTTGCTGCTGTGTTTACCCATATCAGTGGCCTCATCCAAGTGAGCATTATTGACAGGCCACCATAATGCAAAAGTGACTCATGCACTACTGTTTGATCAatgtcttcacagacattttgAACACATCAGTGCCCCTCATGAAGAAATTTATCACCAAGTCACATTATAAGTCACAATATCATAAGTGTGCACCCAAATGAAGGTAAGTATTTGGCTAATTATGAGCTGCACCGCACCCGTTTAACATTAAGCAGTAGTTCACCACTGCTGCCAAAGGGTGTTTGATTATGTTGTAATATGTTGATTATGTACCTCAACCTCACGACTCTTCCTGTGGCTCTGAATGCACGTTAACATAAAAAAGTTTGGTTTAGAAAATGCGAATATAGCTGGAAAGGGCTCTTTGGTTAACCAGAATAAATGTGTTCCTGATGGCATTTATGATTGCCTATGAAAAAGAACTATGTATAGGAGAATGCTTTTTACTTGCAGCAACACATAGTAAAAAATTATTTCAGACTAACGTTTATAGAAGACACAACATTTATGTGTAAACTATTCTGACAAATACATGAAATGGAAGAAAGAGACAAGTGCTGTCAGAATGATAAAGGTAAATTCTACATAGTGACTAATGAatcttaaaaattaaataaaataacaaaaaacattaaaaataatacaggTAAGTGTACTTACTGAGGAAGATGAAGCAGATAACAGTGTGACAGACTTTCATATTGAGACTTTATCACTGACTCCGAGAATTTCACTGTCATATCAGAAACTCCTTCTAAATGTTGAAGTTCTTCTTCTAAACATACACTTGGCCCTAGTCTCCACCCAACTCTTTGCATCATTTCTCTTAATACAGGCACAGCAGGACACTTGATTTCGCTAAGTCACTGTCAaatgactttgaaataaaatttttatcggTATTTTTCCTTATAAAGATATGAAGTAtgaaaggtttttttgtttagttttttttattataagaTTAACTGTATGCTCTTTCGTGAACCCGCACAACACCCTTTAAGGTGTTGTAATTACTTTGAAATTTCACAAGAGAAATTGCAGGGAAACAGCTGCTATGAGGAAGCAGGCTGAATGAGTATATCATTTTGAAATTTCTAAAAATGCAAGAACATAAACATGCTGGTGGCAgaaatgcatttttgttttcaaaaaaaGAGGGGGAAAGGACATTTTTCTCTTCCAGGTGctggctgttttttcatttgtttgtttgtaataGAAATGAATACCtaaatttaaaaatgtgcatTCTGAAACTAGACGAAAAAGTAGCTGATATAAGCGCATCTGAAGggctattattttgaaatccaaAATTCCATAAAGTAACACTGAGTGTGTACCCTGTCATCTACTTTTCCACTGGTCTGTGGAAACAAACTTTCCTTCCAATAGCATTCAGaattcacacacaaacaagatCATGGTAGCGATTTCACAAGGCTATTATTATGAAATCCAAAATCAGACTGACGTGTGATATTGACTGAGTAACAACGTGAGGGCGTATCCAGTTGATCTACATATAAACTGGTCTGTGGAAACAGGAAGTTTCCTTATCACAGCCTTCTAGTTTCAGAGAAAAATTGCTCATATACGAAATTTCTGAGGGCTTTCTCTTTGAAATtcaaattcatgttttttttataaacaaaatatgatattggcacactaaaggattttctttttaccacacaaataaaaaattaagtgttatttaaaatcatctcacctatggtcacgagctgtgggtagtgactgaaagaacgagatcacggatacaagcggcagaaatgaacttcctccgaagggtggctggcctctcccttataTAGATAGATAGGGTGAGACAGGGTGATAGGGTGAGGACTTCAGCCATCcaggaggccccagggcagatccaggacacactggagacattACATCAAGACAttacaagctggaggaggtggctgaggaGATGGAGGTCCTGGCTTAGGCCGCTGCCCCCGCGAccgataagcagaagaagatggatggatggaaagatGTACTAAAAAGACTAAACAGACTACAGTACTCACTGAGAAAGAACATAAATGGTTATGGCAAACAGACTGT is from Oreochromis niloticus isolate F11D_XX linkage group LG20, O_niloticus_UMD_NMBU, whole genome shotgun sequence and encodes:
- the LOC100694103 gene encoding uncharacterized protein LOC100694103 yields the protein MKVCHTVICFIFLTLQDGNTVPYNAKIAMHTGVEGGNITVECSFYIFGKWKLLCKNQCERGNILIETANVVAQSGRYFMTYKEEEFPTRHAVFSVSITQLEKSDAGLYRCYLDRNLDPYLFDSFQLMVTEASTLGPQSLSTSTTISKQPEITFLNSGFLWPVVIAVVMVVLVLFVVVQLICKKKTTDSCLNKQKIVNYKKSEIVLYENLLTLPPEESVYQSLDPASRDEDQVYLTLKQT